A region from the Spirochaeta thermophila DSM 6192 genome encodes:
- a CDS encoding P-II family nitrogen regulator — translation MKLIIAYIQPHKLNAVKEELYKREIYKMSVTNALGAGQQKGFTEQYRGVITEVNLLKKVRLEIAVNDDYVEPTIEGIIAGARSGKIGDGKIFVLPLEECVRIRTGERGNEAIG, via the coding sequence ATGAAACTCATCATCGCCTACATACAGCCACACAAGCTGAACGCAGTAAAAGAAGAACTCTACAAGAGGGAGATCTACAAGATGTCGGTCACCAATGCCCTGGGAGCCGGTCAGCAGAAGGGCTTCACCGAGCAGTACCGGGGCGTGATCACCGAGGTGAACCTTCTCAAGAAGGTGCGGCTCGAGATCGCGGTGAATGACGACTACGTGGAGCCCACCATAGAGGGGATCATCGCCGGCGCGCGGAGCGGGAAGATAGGGGACGGAAAGATCTTCGTCCTCCCCCTGGAAGAGTGCGTGAGGATACGCACAGGGGAACGGGGGAACGAGGCGATAGGTTAG
- the nifA gene encoding nif-specific transcriptional activator NifA, producing the protein MERQLALLEKKVGELSLLFEVSQLLAQTIDVREVLQPVLRLIAEQLGMNRGTITLLNRNTGEIVIEEAYGLSESQKMRGRYRIGEGVTGKVVQSGRPIVIPRISESREFLNRTGSRQKPQSGDLSFFCVPIKVGNEVVGTLSADRDYDPDLNLDDEVRLLTILASLIAQAVKLKQELVEERERLMEENARLHEELKEHFRPANIIGTSKAMQDVFDMIARVSRSEATVLIRGESGTGKELIAQAIHYNSLRADKPFVRVNCAALPETLIESELFGHEKGAFTGALTRRKGRFELAHEGTIFLDEIGDLSPQVQVKLLRVLQEKEFERVGGSETIRVNVRVLAATNRNLEELMAQGKFREDLYYRLNVFPIHVPPLRERRSDILLLADHFIEKYAKQNNKHIHRISTPAINLLMSYHWPGNVRELENCIERAVLLSTDGVIHSYHLPPTLQSAESTQTEFKGTLKEALENLERELIIDALKTCRGNMSKAAEMLGITERIMGLRVRKYRINPKAFRPRTRISTKM; encoded by the coding sequence ATGGAACGGCAACTCGCTCTCCTTGAGAAGAAGGTGGGTGAGCTCTCACTCCTCTTCGAGGTGAGCCAGCTCCTCGCCCAGACCATCGACGTACGGGAAGTCCTCCAGCCGGTACTCAGGCTCATCGCCGAACAGTTGGGCATGAACCGAGGGACCATCACCCTCCTCAACCGCAACACGGGGGAGATCGTCATCGAGGAGGCCTACGGGCTCTCCGAGTCCCAGAAGATGAGGGGGCGCTACCGGATAGGAGAGGGGGTGACGGGAAAGGTGGTACAGAGCGGCAGACCCATCGTGATACCACGGATCTCGGAGAGCAGGGAGTTCCTGAACCGGACGGGGTCACGCCAGAAGCCGCAGAGCGGGGACCTTTCCTTCTTCTGCGTTCCCATAAAGGTGGGGAACGAAGTGGTGGGGACGTTGAGTGCGGACAGGGATTACGATCCCGATCTCAACCTCGACGACGAGGTACGCCTCCTCACCATCCTCGCATCCCTCATCGCCCAGGCGGTGAAGCTCAAACAGGAACTCGTGGAGGAACGGGAACGACTCATGGAGGAGAACGCGCGACTCCACGAGGAACTCAAGGAACACTTCCGTCCTGCGAACATCATCGGCACATCGAAGGCCATGCAGGACGTCTTCGACATGATCGCGCGGGTCTCGAGGAGTGAGGCGACCGTGCTCATCCGAGGGGAAAGCGGCACGGGCAAGGAACTCATCGCCCAGGCCATCCACTACAACAGCCTGCGGGCGGACAAGCCATTCGTACGGGTCAACTGCGCGGCCCTGCCCGAGACCCTCATAGAGAGCGAGCTCTTCGGACACGAGAAAGGGGCCTTCACCGGGGCCCTCACGAGGAGGAAGGGACGGTTCGAACTCGCCCACGAAGGGACCATCTTCCTGGACGAGATAGGAGACCTCTCCCCCCAGGTACAGGTGAAGCTCCTCCGGGTGCTCCAGGAGAAGGAATTCGAGCGGGTGGGGGGAAGCGAGACAATCCGGGTGAACGTACGCGTGCTCGCCGCCACCAACAGGAACCTGGAAGAGCTCATGGCCCAGGGGAAGTTCAGGGAAGACCTCTACTACCGGCTCAACGTCTTCCCGATCCACGTCCCTCCGCTCAGGGAGAGGCGGAGCGACATCCTCCTCCTCGCCGATCATTTCATAGAGAAATACGCGAAGCAGAACAACAAGCACATACATCGCATCTCGACCCCGGCCATCAATCTGCTCATGAGTTACCACTGGCCGGGGAACGTCAGGGAACTCGAGAACTGCATAGAGCGTGCCGTCCTTCTCAGCACCGACGGAGTGATCCACAGCTACCACCTCCCCCCCACCCTCCAGAGCGCCGAGTCCACGCAGACCGAGTTCAAGGGGACCCTCAAGGAGGCCCTGGAGAATCTGGAGCGAGAGCTCATCATCGACGCCCTCAAGACGTGCAGAGGGAACATGTCGAAGGCCGCCGAGATGCTGGGGATCACCGAGCGCATCATGGGACTCAGGGTGAGGAAGTACAGGATAAACCCCAAGGCCTTCAGGCCACGAACGAGAATTTCTACAAAAATGTAG
- a CDS encoding ammonium transporter, translated as MRRAGVLILVLLLAGGTIWAQEGVEETLTLHGAALDMIWLVLTAALVFLMQAGFAMVETGLTRAKNAANILMKNLMDFSVGALAFWAIGWALMYGAPSLGGLIGGNGFFLSYSPEALEAYGASSMYDIFRDWMFQVVFAATAATIVSGAMAERTKFTAYLAYSVFVSALIYPIFGHWVWGGGWLSELGFHDFAGSTVVHSIGGWLGLAGAIVLGARKGKYVRVGNEVTVKAIPGHNLPLAALGVFLLWFGWYGFNPGSTLSGSDLSIGHVAVTTTLAAAAGAVLSMLTSWVLYGKPDPSMSLNGALAGLVGITAGTWVIGPTGAVIVGAIAGIIVVFSVEFLDKVLHIDDPVGAVSVHGTCGAWGTLAVGLFANGVNDPSIVGLFYGGGWHQLGVQAVGVLAGFAWAFVTGLILFNLIKATIGLRVSEEDELKGLDLSEHAVESYTGFQIFSNM; from the coding sequence ATGAGAAGAGCAGGCGTACTGATCCTGGTCCTCCTCCTCGCAGGAGGAACGATCTGGGCCCAGGAGGGGGTGGAAGAGACGCTCACCCTCCACGGGGCGGCCCTCGACATGATCTGGCTGGTGCTCACCGCAGCACTCGTCTTCCTCATGCAGGCCGGATTCGCCATGGTGGAGACGGGCCTCACCAGGGCGAAGAATGCGGCGAACATCCTCATGAAGAACCTCATGGACTTCTCGGTGGGAGCCCTCGCCTTCTGGGCCATAGGATGGGCCCTCATGTACGGCGCCCCTTCGCTGGGCGGTCTCATCGGGGGCAACGGGTTCTTCCTCTCCTATTCTCCCGAGGCGCTGGAGGCATACGGGGCCTCGTCCATGTACGACATCTTCCGTGACTGGATGTTCCAGGTAGTCTTCGCCGCCACCGCCGCCACCATTGTCTCAGGGGCCATGGCCGAACGTACCAAGTTCACCGCCTACCTTGCTTACTCAGTCTTCGTGAGCGCCCTCATCTATCCGATCTTCGGCCACTGGGTCTGGGGCGGCGGCTGGCTCTCGGAGCTCGGGTTCCACGATTTCGCGGGGAGCACGGTGGTCCACTCCATAGGCGGTTGGCTCGGACTCGCAGGGGCGATCGTCCTCGGCGCGAGGAAGGGCAAGTACGTCCGTGTGGGCAACGAGGTCACGGTAAAGGCCATCCCCGGTCACAACCTCCCGCTCGCCGCCCTGGGGGTGTTCCTCCTCTGGTTCGGATGGTACGGCTTCAACCCCGGATCGACGCTCTCGGGGAGCGATCTCTCCATAGGCCATGTGGCGGTCACCACCACCCTGGCTGCCGCCGCAGGAGCGGTCCTCTCCATGCTCACGTCCTGGGTACTGTACGGTAAGCCGGATCCCTCCATGTCGCTCAACGGAGCCCTCGCAGGACTCGTGGGCATCACCGCAGGCACCTGGGTCATCGGCCCTACAGGAGCGGTCATCGTGGGTGCGATCGCAGGGATCATCGTGGTCTTCAGCGTGGAGTTCCTCGACAAGGTGCTCCACATCGACGATCCCGTGGGTGCGGTATCGGTCCACGGCACCTGCGGCGCCTGGGGGACCCTCGCGGTGGGGCTCTTCGCCAACGGCGTGAACGATCCCAGTATCGTAGGGCTCTTCTATGGCGGGGGATGGCACCAGCTCGGCGTACAGGCGGTGGGCGTGCTCGCAGGGTTCGCCTGGGCCTTTGTGACGGGACTCATCCTGTTCAACCTCATCAAGGCCACCATCGGTCTCAGGGTGAGCGAAGAGGACGAACTCAAGGGTCTCGACCTGAGCGAACACGCGGTGGAGTCCTACACCGGATTCCAGATCTTCAGCAACATGTGA